The Acidianus manzaensis genome has a window encoding:
- a CDS encoding DUF364 domain-containing protein gives MKSKVIDYLISYAKENDSSINSVNIGVTWTCVLSKYCGVAITYPMTSYDSDVRDFGSLEEKRVSELAKYLGSWNLLEASVGLAAINSVIQPHGNVEGNGLDIALELGKNKKIVMIGKFPGIEKFKEISREFIVLELNPFLLDYRNNILPSTASESVISNADIVIITASAIINKSIDRLLQLAKMANAYTILLGPSTPMLDAMLDFGIDMLAGMKVNRPQSFIKKISQGCGMISPNKLNGDVSYIVLT, from the coding sequence ATGAAGTCTAAAGTTATAGACTACTTGATTTCTTATGCTAAAGAAAATGATTCTAGTATTAACTCTGTAAATATTGGAGTAACATGGACATGTGTATTATCAAAATACTGTGGTGTTGCTATAACTTATCCTATGACTTCATATGATTCAGATGTAAGAGATTTCGGTAGTCTTGAAGAAAAAAGGGTTAGTGAATTAGCTAAGTATCTTGGATCGTGGAATTTACTAGAAGCTAGTGTAGGTTTAGCTGCAATAAATTCGGTAATACAGCCTCATGGTAATGTAGAAGGAAATGGATTAGATATTGCTTTAGAATTAGGTAAAAATAAGAAAATAGTTATGATTGGAAAATTTCCTGGAATTGAAAAGTTCAAAGAAATTAGTAGAGAATTTATTGTTCTCGAATTAAATCCATTTTTATTGGATTATAGAAATAATATACTTCCTTCAACGGCTTCAGAAAGCGTAATATCAAACGCTGATATTGTTATAATTACTGCTAGCGCAATTATCAATAAATCTATAGATAGGCTTCTTCAGCTGGCTAAGATGGCTAACGCTTATACTATTCTTTTAGGTCCAAGTACTCCTATGCTAGATGCTATGTTAGATTTTGGAATAGATATGCTTGCAGGAATGAAAGTTAATAGGCCTCAATCTTTTATAAAGAAAATTAGCCAAGGATGCGGAATGATATCTCCAAATAAATTAAATGGAGACGTAAGCTATATAGTACTAACTTGA
- a CDS encoding tetratricopeptide repeat protein, whose translation MSTFGLGNVKIKELNDLIKKDPKDPWPHFMLAEIYSDYDYDNAIKEYDSAISLDPHVVDFHYKKALLLFRLGKFKEAIDCLENASLIDYSNSSMYYYFEGTLYDENKDYTHAIEKYMKALDKDKDNIWIFEAMILDMIQVGFLDKAIEEIDKKILEDKKDVKFLSDLKEKVMRLKSNVNKSA comes from the coding sequence ATGTCAACTTTTGGTTTAGGTAACGTAAAAATTAAGGAGCTTAATGATCTTATTAAGAAAGATCCAAAAGATCCATGGCCTCATTTTATGTTAGCTGAAATATATTCAGATTATGATTATGATAACGCTATTAAAGAGTATGATAGTGCTATATCTTTAGATCCGCATGTAGTCGATTTCCATTATAAGAAAGCATTGCTTCTTTTTAGACTAGGAAAATTTAAAGAAGCCATTGACTGCCTAGAAAATGCTTCTTTAATAGACTATTCTAACTCTTCTATGTATTATTATTTTGAAGGTACTCTTTATGATGAGAATAAAGATTATACTCATGCAATTGAAAAATATATGAAGGCTTTAGATAAAGATAAAGATAATATATGGATTTTTGAAGCAATGATTCTTGATATGATTCAAGTAGGTTTTTTAGATAAAGCAATAGAAGAAATTGATAAAAAGATATTGGAAGACAAAAAAGATGTTAAATTTCTTTCTGACCTTAAGGAAAAGGTAATGAGATTAAAAAGTAATGTTAACAAATCCGCTTAA
- a CDS encoding CBS domain-containing protein yields the protein MLREIMSKNIKILDIDSTLRDAAGVMVESGIRRIAVSAADNIIGVVSARTILREILNNEKWGEKRLGDVAKPAITVDADTTNKTAAKLMLKYSIGSLLVKGEGIVTERDLAKTIPRVTIPAISVGNQSVYTLNDTQVIQEAADSMIKLGISHIPILSGSDIVGLVSLRDVLKAYYNGNSALRLYDIGTKTIVSADLDATVGEIADLIVSKNIGSVLLLEDNESKASNLRGIVTEWDLVRTYANMQKAHVLVKADPSKLRNLVTSLFSLPRVSNVAVVYGPYDLLVTVDVEDIETLGTFIANGIASLNGVKETVTLIETTQI from the coding sequence ATGTTAAGAGAAATCATGAGTAAAAATATTAAAATTCTAGATATAGATTCTACTCTCAGAGATGCAGCTGGAGTTATGGTAGAATCTGGAATAAGAAGAATAGCAGTTAGTGCAGCAGATAATATAATAGGTGTTGTTTCAGCTAGGACGATATTAAGAGAGATTTTGAATAATGAAAAGTGGGGAGAAAAAAGATTAGGGGATGTAGCTAAGCCTGCTATTACTGTTGATGCAGATACTACCAATAAGACTGCTGCTAAATTAATGTTAAAATACTCTATTGGTTCGCTTCTTGTTAAAGGAGAAGGAATAGTTACTGAAAGAGATTTAGCTAAAACTATACCTAGAGTTACCATACCAGCAATATCAGTAGGTAACCAATCTGTATATACGTTAAACGATACTCAAGTTATACAAGAGGCTGCAGATTCAATGATAAAGTTAGGCATATCGCATATACCAATATTGTCTGGTAGTGATATTGTTGGCTTAGTTTCTTTAAGAGATGTATTGAAAGCTTATTATAATGGGAATTCAGCGTTAAGGCTTTATGATATAGGAACAAAGACTATAGTTTCTGCAGATTTAGATGCTACTGTTGGAGAAATTGCGGATTTGATAGTAAGTAAAAATATTGGCTCAGTATTACTTCTTGAAGATAATGAGTCTAAGGCAAGTAATCTTAGAGGAATAGTTACTGAATGGGATTTAGTAAGGACTTATGCGAACATGCAAAAAGCTCATGTTCTGGTTAAAGCAGATCCGTCTAAATTGAGAAATTTAGTTACTTCCTTGTTTAGTCTTCCAAGAGTTTCAAACGTGGCTGTTGTTTATGGTCCTTACGATTTGTTAGTGACCGTTGATGTTGAAGATATAGAAACATTAGGAACGTTTATTGCTAATGGAATTGCGTCATTAAATGGAGTAAAAGAAACTGTTACATTAATTGAAACTACTCAAATATAA
- the tsaA gene encoding tRNA (N6-threonylcarbamoyladenosine(37)-N6)-methyltransferase TrmO, which translates to MNIDLRQIGIVKSLNDKREGIIEIFPQYLEGLEGIENFSHIILLAWLHKVSEEQRNTLKVKPMRIQDLPNVGVFCTHSPHRPNPIALSIVRLTERKNNLLYVQNLDLFEETPILDIKTVSPSFCPKDIKVPEWNKELEKYKK; encoded by the coding sequence ATGAATATTGATTTAAGGCAAATAGGGATTGTAAAATCATTGAATGATAAAAGGGAAGGTATAATAGAAATTTTTCCACAATATTTAGAAGGTTTGGAAGGAATAGAAAATTTTTCTCATATAATTCTTTTAGCATGGTTACATAAGGTATCTGAAGAACAAAGGAATACTCTTAAAGTCAAACCGATGAGAATTCAAGATTTACCAAACGTTGGAGTGTTTTGTACTCATTCTCCTCACAGACCTAATCCTATAGCGCTAAGTATAGTAAGGCTTACTGAAAGAAAAAATAATTTATTATATGTGCAGAATTTGGATCTTTTTGAAGAAACTCCCATATTGGATATCAAAACAGTTTCTCCTTCGTTCTGCCCTAAAGACATTAAAGTGCCCGAATGGAATAAGGAATTAGAGAAGTATAAAAAATAG
- a CDS encoding (Fe-S)-binding protein, with protein sequence MAVSESKQVNLDALNKAIDEVIYGELNSTLLYYFQSCVNCKACEAACPFVPTSLKYSPVNKAEISRQLYRYRFSVWGKTIGRVIGGSKKYLSLEEAETMVDYVWHCTNCGACMFVCPMAIDSGAMIDLLKQIAFKAGMVPKIYEDIANLEISGEYLNTKLFMDAWNSIISKIKEAIGKDVPLDKKGSEILFYVSIYEIMAYPEVIIKVAKILDMLNKDWTFMSKPLGIRPPIGLVIGDKEGAIEVMNRVYSYFREISPKYVLLTAGGFEYPSLKYTMHETLQVQPTYEVVHVTELLAKWYEEGEFTINPVDEIITWHDPCQLGRRGGVFEAPRILMKALSKKFKELPSHGVNSFCCSRGGGGCGVPTMVENMAKELGITIDEKDKKFLDSTLDPLINAGKIKVNEINKIKAKQVLTGCPVCIESIGFSIDYYHSNSQVKHIIDLLADRIQVKR encoded by the coding sequence ATGGCAGTTTCAGAATCTAAACAAGTAAATTTAGATGCGTTAAATAAAGCAATAGATGAAGTAATATATGGAGAATTAAATTCTACATTACTATATTATTTTCAATCATGCGTAAATTGTAAAGCCTGTGAAGCAGCATGTCCATTTGTTCCAACATCATTAAAGTATTCACCAGTAAACAAAGCAGAAATCTCTAGACAATTATATAGGTATAGATTTAGCGTTTGGGGAAAGACTATAGGTAGAGTAATAGGAGGTAGTAAAAAGTACTTAAGTTTAGAAGAAGCTGAGACTATGGTAGATTATGTATGGCATTGCACTAATTGTGGAGCATGTATGTTCGTATGTCCAATGGCTATAGATAGTGGAGCAATGATAGATTTACTTAAACAAATAGCATTTAAAGCAGGAATGGTTCCAAAAATTTACGAAGACATAGCTAACTTAGAAATTTCTGGGGAATACTTAAATACAAAACTGTTTATGGATGCATGGAATTCTATCATAAGTAAAATTAAAGAAGCAATTGGCAAGGATGTGCCACTAGATAAGAAAGGTAGCGAAATACTATTCTACGTTAGCATATATGAAATTATGGCTTATCCTGAAGTAATAATAAAAGTTGCTAAAATATTAGATATGTTAAATAAAGATTGGACTTTTATGTCAAAGCCTTTAGGAATAAGACCTCCTATAGGCTTAGTTATAGGAGATAAGGAAGGAGCAATCGAAGTGATGAATAGAGTGTATTCTTATTTTAGGGAAATTTCTCCAAAATACGTTCTATTAACTGCAGGCGGTTTTGAATATCCTTCATTAAAATATACGATGCATGAAACTCTCCAAGTTCAACCTACATATGAAGTGGTTCACGTTACAGAACTTCTTGCTAAGTGGTATGAAGAAGGAGAATTTACTATTAATCCAGTAGATGAAATAATAACATGGCATGATCCTTGTCAATTAGGAAGAAGAGGAGGAGTTTTTGAAGCTCCAAGAATTCTAATGAAAGCCCTATCAAAGAAATTCAAAGAATTACCCAGTCATGGAGTTAATAGTTTTTGTTGTAGTAGAGGAGGAGGTGGATGTGGAGTTCCTACAATGGTTGAAAATATGGCAAAAGAATTAGGTATTACAATAGATGAGAAAGATAAGAAATTCCTAGATAGTACATTAGATCCACTAATCAATGCTGGAAAAATAAAGGTTAATGAGATAAATAAGATAAAGGCTAAACAAGTTTTGACTGGATGCCCAGTATGTATAGAAAGTATAGGTTTCTCAATTGATTATTATCATTCAAACTCTCAAGTTAAACATATAATAGATCTTCTCGCAGATAGAATTCAGGTGAAAAGATAA
- a CDS encoding UbiA family prenyltransferase, producing the protein MLNIDCYLMLLGSIKNMILITRPWGFIMPTICVSLSYVLGFYFLKIFNLVFYILTLIGVILLNASVDVMNDYFDFKYKVDTENSNTANYRLHPIIHKILSTKQTLIYAIILALIALVIASYLTLSRLYALPFGLIGLLFVYMYNGPPFLLKYRALGEIEIPITYSFIIFASYYIATGLLSYIVFIDGLPIAFLITSILIANNMRDREKDEESNVKTLAILFPRFTNILYLSLIILSYLILIPLAILRYIPLLAILTMITMPFAINKALFISRKLPKDSDPQTANILTLFGIFYIILILLSGFVNITF; encoded by the coding sequence TTGCTAAATATAGATTGTTATTTGATGCTATTAGGTAGTATAAAAAATATGATATTAATAACTAGACCTTGGGGATTTATTATGCCAACTATCTGCGTTAGCCTATCTTATGTTTTAGGTTTTTATTTTCTTAAAATATTTAACTTGGTATTTTACATATTAACATTAATAGGTGTTATATTACTAAATGCTTCTGTAGATGTAATGAACGATTATTTTGACTTCAAATATAAAGTAGATACTGAAAATAGTAATACTGCAAATTATAGATTACATCCAATTATTCATAAGATATTAAGCACTAAACAGACACTAATTTATGCAATAATCTTGGCATTAATAGCATTAGTAATAGCAAGTTATCTAACCTTATCTAGATTATACGCTTTACCTTTTGGTTTAATTGGATTACTTTTCGTATACATGTATAATGGACCGCCGTTTCTTTTGAAATATAGAGCTTTAGGAGAAATTGAAATTCCAATAACATACTCGTTTATAATTTTTGCGAGTTATTATATTGCTACTGGATTATTATCATATATAGTTTTTATTGATGGATTACCTATAGCGTTCCTAATAACATCGATTCTTATTGCTAATAATATGAGAGATAGAGAAAAAGATGAAGAAAGCAACGTAAAGACATTAGCAATATTATTTCCTAGATTTACTAATATACTATATTTATCATTAATTATTTTATCGTATTTAATTTTAATACCACTTGCCATCCTTAGGTATATTCCACTACTTGCTATATTAACTATGATAACTATGCCGTTTGCTATTAACAAAGCCTTATTTATATCGAGAAAATTGCCTAAAGATTCTGATCCACAAACGGCTAACATTCTAACGCTCTTTGGTATTTTCTATATTATTTTAATATTATTAAGCGGATTTGTTAACATTACTTTTTAA
- a CDS encoding class I SAM-dependent methyltransferase, whose amino-acid sequence MSKASNENLRQIYDQLVKSYDKANSIITLGNDMKWRIELINLLSKYCKKPKIILDVGSGKGELTYIASKFFKTNIIQLDYSENMLKNSVIRENKILASFYNLPFKANSFDAVISGYSIHAADDMEKVIKEISRVTKRAVAITAIGKPDNLALREFLGIYIKYVQPYLVPLVGGKVSYYRYLIDIYNKIPTNSELKTILDKYFDIKVFKEKALGSIYIFIGIKRIN is encoded by the coding sequence ATGAGCAAAGCGAGCAATGAGAATCTCAGACAAATATATGACCAACTTGTCAAGTCATATGATAAAGCAAATAGTATAATCACACTTGGAAATGATATGAAATGGCGAATAGAATTAATAAATTTATTATCAAAATATTGTAAAAAACCAAAAATTATACTAGATGTAGGAAGTGGTAAAGGAGAATTGACATACATTGCGTCAAAATTTTTCAAAACAAATATCATTCAACTTGATTATTCAGAGAATATGCTAAAAAATTCAGTAATAAGAGAAAATAAAATCTTAGCTTCCTTCTATAATTTACCTTTTAAGGCTAATTCCTTTGATGCTGTTATAAGCGGTTACTCTATTCATGCTGCAGATGATATGGAAAAAGTAATAAAAGAAATCTCAAGAGTAACTAAAAGAGCAGTAGCTATTACAGCTATAGGAAAACCAGATAATCTTGCACTAAGAGAATTTCTTGGCATTTACATCAAATATGTTCAACCATATCTAGTACCTTTAGTAGGAGGAAAAGTCTCATATTACAGATATCTTATAGACATATACAATAAGATTCCTACGAATAGTGAATTAAAAACTATACTAGACAAATATTTTGATATAAAAGTTTTCAAGGAAAAAGCGTTAGGGTCTATTTATATTTTTATTGGAATTAAAAGAATTAATTAG
- a CDS encoding hyaluronate lyase, with translation MSFKISRRDFLKLALTATMLAAPEWDKAIGKAASMIKNGDVNIVWFEAQACEGNTTAIIQATDPTVVQVLFGASPLIGPGSVKVSFWPSLMPQQGEQAIDVLNNIIAGNYNPYVLVLEGSFPDDNTARQYNPSNPGSWGMLGPKSLNQWVAELLPNAVAVLSVGNCASYGGLIGDKVYQPPPKFITPSWSPSPTGAVGFFDDPLRGYKGLLSRFYEDNYLNAKAGATPFYTFVKNPNSYLDITPAPSASVKPAIAVPGCPANGNGIMRTLANLVLWAGGLAPLPELDQYWRPMYFFRYTVHEQCPRAAWYAAGEFRTQPGQPTAACLFEVGCKGPVSNCPWNKYGWVGGIGGPTRTGAVCIGCTMPGFTDLYEPFYKPLQVPTPSSTLTTAGLIGAGVVLGAAAGLAEKKMVKKGGLRSK, from the coding sequence ATGTCATTCAAAATTTCTAGAAGGGATTTTCTTAAATTAGCATTAACTGCGACAATGTTAGCTGCTCCAGAATGGGACAAAGCAATAGGAAAAGCAGCTAGTATGATAAAGAATGGAGATGTCAATATAGTATGGTTCGAAGCACAAGCATGTGAAGGAAATACTACTGCAATAATCCAAGCTACTGATCCTACTGTAGTTCAAGTACTTTTTGGAGCTAGTCCATTAATAGGACCAGGAAGCGTAAAAGTATCTTTCTGGCCATCATTAATGCCACAACAAGGAGAACAAGCTATAGACGTTTTAAATAATATAATAGCGGGCAATTATAATCCTTATGTCCTAGTATTGGAAGGCAGTTTTCCTGACGATAACACAGCAAGGCAATACAATCCAAGTAACCCCGGAAGCTGGGGAATGTTAGGACCTAAAAGCCTTAATCAATGGGTAGCTGAGTTATTACCTAATGCTGTAGCTGTATTATCTGTAGGCAACTGTGCATCATATGGAGGTTTAATTGGAGATAAAGTATATCAGCCACCACCAAAATTCATAACACCATCATGGTCTCCTTCACCTACCGGTGCTGTAGGATTTTTTGACGATCCATTAAGAGGTTATAAGGGATTATTGAGTAGATTTTATGAAGATAATTATTTGAATGCAAAAGCTGGCGCAACACCGTTTTATACTTTTGTTAAAAATCCTAATTCCTACCTAGATATTACTCCAGCTCCTTCTGCATCAGTAAAACCTGCTATCGCAGTTCCTGGATGTCCAGCAAATGGTAACGGAATTATGAGAACTCTAGCTAATTTAGTTTTATGGGCTGGAGGATTAGCGCCATTACCTGAACTTGATCAATACTGGAGACCTATGTATTTCTTTAGATATACCGTTCACGAACAATGCCCAAGAGCTGCATGGTACGCAGCAGGAGAATTCAGAACTCAACCAGGTCAGCCTACAGCTGCTTGCTTATTTGAAGTTGGATGTAAAGGTCCTGTATCTAATTGTCCATGGAATAAATATGGATGGGTAGGAGGAATCGGAGGACCAACTAGAACGGGCGCAGTATGCATCGGCTGTACTATGCCAGGATTTACTGATCTCTATGAGCCATTTTATAAACCATTGCAAGTACCAACACCTTCGTCAACGTTAACAACAGCAGGACTAATAGGTGCAGGTGTAGTTCTAGGCGCTGCAGCAGGATTAGCTGAAAAGAAAATGGTTAAAAAAGGCGGATTAAGGTCAAAGTGA